The genome window CATTCTCAGCTAAAAAAAACAAAGGCTGCTTGTCCCGCACAATCCTGATATACTCCCAGAAAAGTTGACCCCGACTGTCATCAATCCCGCGTTTCGCCCCGGCTTCACTCCAACTTTGACAAGGAGGGCCGCCGATTATCCCAATACAGTTGGGAATTTCGTCAGATTTGATTTTTCGGATATCTCTGCGATCTAAAATAGTTTCAGGATGATTAAAATTATACGTATCCCAAATAGACTTATCATATTCATTCGCCCAAACCGCATTAAAGCCAGCCAAGCGAAAACCCAAATCCAACCCACCACAACCACAAAATAGAGAAATAATATCCAAAGCCACCTTTTTTAACCCGCAATAAATACAATAAATCAATTATAAACCTCTCTTTTCTTAGATATCTATCTCTTACTTCTCTCCCTCTGCGCCCTCTGCGCCCTCTGCGGTTAAGAAAAAAAATCTAATTCACACACAAACAGAATTTATCATCCTCAATGAATGCAAACCCCATCCTCAAATCTTACCAACATTTCGGCGTCCACCTCGGCTTAGAAAGAATTCACCAACTTCTCCAAAAACTAGACAACCCCCACCAACAAGTACCCATTATCCACATTGCCGGCACCAATGGCAAAGGTTCCGTTTGCGCTTATCTCTCTTCCGTACTAACAGAAGCAGGCTATCGAGTCGGGCGCTACACATCCCCGCACCTAATCGATTGGACAGAAAGAATTTGCATCAACCAAAAACCGATATCCCCAACAGAATTGCAACAGTGTCTAGAACGAGTTGTCGCCGCCACCGAAAACAACACCGAAACTCCCACTCAATTTGAAATAATCACCGCCGCAGCTTGGCTGTATTTCGCCGAACAAAAAACAGACATCGCAGTCATAGAAACTGGATTGGGCGGTAGATTAGACGCGACTAACGTTTGCGAAACACCTCTGGCTAGCGTCATCACTTCTATCAGTCTCGAACACTGGCAAATACTCGGCCCCACCGTGGCAGATATTGCTGGGGAAAAAGCGGGAATTCTTAAAGCAAAATGTCCGGCAGTTATCGGAGAATTGCCAGAATCAGCTAGAATAGTAGTAGAAAAACGCATTCAAGAATTAGACTGTCCGGCAACTTGGGTAAAACCCGCGATAGATTTAGGACAAGGATTCGCAGAATATCAGTTAGCTCAAAATGCGGTTAAAATAAAATATCAATTGCCGCTGCTGGGAAAAATTCAACTAATGAATTCAGCAATTGCGATCGCAACTTTGCAAATTCTCCAAAACCAAGGATGGCAAATTTCCCCAACCGCCATCGAAAACGGTATCGCCAAAACCCAATGGCCCGGAAGACTCCAGCAGACAACTTGGAAAAACCGCAAAATATTAATTGACGGCGCGCACAATCCAGCCGCAGCTATAGCCCTGCGCGAATATGTAGATAATCTTAGCAGTTCCCAGCCACCGATTAACTGGGTAATCGGCATTCTTGCGACTAAAGACTGCGATGATATTTTGAAAGCATTACTCAAAAAGGGCGATCGACTTTACTTAGTACCCGTACCCGATCAAAACTCATCATCCCCCGCAGAATTAGCCAGCCTAGCTCAAATTATCTGTCCTGAATTAACACTCTGTCAAGCCTTCCCCGACTTAACAACAGCTTTAGATGCTGCTGTTGCAGGTGACAACCTAACAATCCTTTGCGGTTCGCTTTATCTCGTCGGCTATTTTCTGCAACAACAACAATCGCAAGCTTAAACCCATCAGAATTGTGTTTCTTCCTCAGTAAAGATAGGAGGCCACAATTCCGAAACGGGCAATTCCCAACCGGGAAAAAGTTCTGCTACTGTTAAGATATCGCCATTTCCTAAAACAGTCGGTTCACCTGTAGGGCGATAAACAGTCACTGTTTCTTCATCGGGATCGATCGTAATTCCGACGGTCGCACCCAATTCTATAAACTTCAAAACCTTGGTTTCTATAGGCTTAATGCGATCGCTCTGAGATTTAATCTCAACCACCAAATCCGGGACAAGTTCTCCAAAATAACGCGGACTTTGGCGCAAGCGGGCGGCGCGCACAAAAGAAACATCCGGTGCTTTGACATTCGTATCCGGCATGATGAAACCGCCTGCAGAGTCAAAGACTCTCCCCAAGCGACGGGGATAAACCCAGTTACCCAGCAAGCGAATCAAAATACTGCTGATTTCACTGGATACGATGTCTGATGGCCCCACAATGGAAAGTCTCCCGTCTTCTAGTTCAATTTTGTAATCTAAACCCGCTTCGGAAAAAAGGGTTTGAACTTGGTTTAAATCTTTGACTGTCATCGCTGGCATAAGAATTTTCTCCTATTCCGATCTGAGCTTTGATTTTAACACAAGTCAAATTTCTGAATATTTGATTAATTCAGGCTATATTCCTACACATCATCAATCAAGCTGAATTGATAAAGGCGATCGCACGGCAGAAATAAACTCAGTTTCTGGGATGAGCGATCGTTCTTCTCAACAAACATTTACCTCTAAAATAGTCGAGATTGACTTATCCAGAGTTCTCCTCCGACTCCGCCTTGTGAAGATGCGGTAATTTCATCATTCGAGAATAACTTAAAAGCTGATATCTGCTTATATATGGCGGCACACATTCCCATTATTTAATAATACGTCAAGTGGTAGAAAAAAGCAAGGGGCGAGATCAAAAAAGATTAATGCCTAATGGCTAATGCCCAATGCCAAATGCCAAATTTTTGTTACAATACAAGTGAGTTTATAAA of Oscillatoria nigro-viridis PCC 7112 contains these proteins:
- a CDS encoding bifunctional folylpolyglutamate synthase/dihydrofolate synthase, with protein sequence MNANPILKSYQHFGVHLGLERIHQLLQKLDNPHQQVPIIHIAGTNGKGSVCAYLSSVLTEAGYRVGRYTSPHLIDWTERICINQKPISPTELQQCLERVVAATENNTETPTQFEIITAAAWLYFAEQKTDIAVIETGLGGRLDATNVCETPLASVITSISLEHWQILGPTVADIAGEKAGILKAKCPAVIGELPESARIVVEKRIQELDCPATWVKPAIDLGQGFAEYQLAQNAVKIKYQLPLLGKIQLMNSAIAIATLQILQNQGWQISPTAIENGIAKTQWPGRLQQTTWKNRKILIDGAHNPAAAIALREYVDNLSSSQPPINWVIGILATKDCDDILKALLKKGDRLYLVPVPDQNSSSPAELASLAQIICPELTLCQAFPDLTTALDAAVAGDNLTILCGSLYLVGYFLQQQQSQA
- a CDS encoding Uma2 family endonuclease, with translation MPAMTVKDLNQVQTLFSEAGLDYKIELEDGRLSIVGPSDIVSSEISSILIRLLGNWVYPRRLGRVFDSAGGFIMPDTNVKAPDVSFVRAARLRQSPRYFGELVPDLVVEIKSQSDRIKPIETKVLKFIELGATVGITIDPDEETVTVYRPTGEPTVLGNGDILTVAELFPGWELPVSELWPPIFTEEETQF